The following coding sequences lie in one Thermosulfuriphilus ammonigenes genomic window:
- the murC gene encoding UDP-N-acetylmuramate--L-alanine ligase: protein MSRREQSLKIHLLGACGTGMGALAGLLKSLGHKVTGSDVNVYPPMSETLARLGIPVYPGWRPENILHLRPDLVIIGNVIRQDNPEARQALDLRIPYLSMPRAIRHFFLSERRSLVVAGTHGKTTTSSLLLHVLESLGLDPAGLVGGVVRSLGTNFRLGQGPFFVVEGDEYDSAFFDKVPKFLHYAPFGAILTSVEFDHADIYPDLEALVQAFSEFVTLLPEDGCLVYWADSPLVTEIARKARATVVGYGRQGGRFRLLERRPEEGGQILLVRTPLGPIEYRLPLIGQHNALNATAVLALLSSLGFSVRDVAQALETFSGVKRRQEIRGQVRGVTVIDDFAHHPTAVRETIAAVRESWPQRRLIAVFEPRTNTSRRRIFQNIYPRALAGADLVLIREAPGLEKIPREERISSSRLAEDVRALGTPAHYFPDTEAIIEYLVASVRPGDIVLIMSNGSFDNLHGRLLASL from the coding sequence ATGTCCAGAAGGGAACAGTCTCTCAAGATCCATTTACTTGGAGCCTGCGGCACGGGTATGGGGGCCCTGGCCGGCCTTCTCAAATCTTTAGGTCATAAGGTGACAGGCTCTGATGTCAATGTCTACCCTCCCATGAGTGAGACTTTAGCCCGGCTGGGTATTCCGGTCTATCCTGGTTGGCGTCCCGAAAACATTCTCCATCTTCGTCCTGATCTGGTCATTATTGGAAACGTTATCCGGCAAGACAATCCAGAGGCCCGGCAGGCCCTAGACCTGAGGATTCCTTATCTTTCCATGCCCCGAGCAATAAGGCATTTTTTTCTCTCGGAAAGACGCTCCCTGGTGGTGGCCGGAACTCACGGCAAGACAACCACCAGCTCCCTTCTTCTCCATGTCCTTGAGTCTTTAGGGCTCGATCCTGCTGGTCTTGTTGGGGGGGTGGTCCGCTCTTTAGGGACCAATTTTCGCCTGGGCCAAGGCCCCTTCTTTGTGGTCGAAGGTGACGAATACGACAGCGCCTTCTTTGACAAGGTACCCAAGTTTCTCCATTATGCCCCGTTCGGGGCCATCCTTACCAGTGTAGAGTTTGATCATGCCGATATATATCCTGATCTAGAGGCCCTGGTGCAGGCCTTTTCAGAATTTGTCACCCTTTTGCCCGAAGATGGTTGTCTGGTTTACTGGGCCGACTCCCCTCTTGTGACCGAGATTGCCCGGAAGGCCCGGGCAACGGTGGTGGGTTATGGTCGTCAGGGCGGCAGGTTTCGTCTTCTTGAACGCCGGCCGGAAGAGGGAGGGCAGATCCTTTTAGTCAGGACTCCTCTGGGCCCCATTGAATACCGGTTACCCCTTATTGGCCAGCATAACGCCTTAAACGCCACGGCAGTTTTGGCCCTTCTTTCCTCTCTAGGTTTTTCGGTCCGGGATGTGGCCCAAGCCCTGGAGACCTTCTCCGGGGTTAAGAGAAGGCAGGAGATTCGTGGTCAGGTTCGGGGAGTTACGGTTATTGATGACTTTGCCCATCACCCCACGGCGGTCAGAGAGACGATAGCTGCCGTTCGGGAATCTTGGCCTCAGAGACGCCTTATTGCTGTCTTTGAGCCCCGCACCAACACCAGCCGGAGACGCATCTTTCAGAATATATATCCCCGGGCCCTGGCCGGGGCCGATTTGGTGCTAATCCGGGAGGCCCCGGGCCTTGAAAAGATCCCCCGGGAGGAACGGATCTCTTCTTCTCGGCTGGCTGAGGACGTAAGGGCCCTTGGCACCCCGGCCCATTACTTTCCAGATACCGAGGCTATAATAGAATATCTGGTCGCCTCAGTGCGACCGGGAGACATTGTTTTGATTATGTCTAACGGCAGTTTTGATAATCTCCATGGCCGACTATTGGCCAGCCTTTAG
- a CDS encoding CoA-binding protein, protein MGKECELPEIVPPESEVAEVVRSARTIAIVGMSPKPERPSHQVGIYLRDQGYRIIPVNPGQEQIAGLPCYPDLLSIPSEEKIDVVIIFRRPDQVGPIVEEALKRGVKAIWMQEGIVNNEAAQKARAAGAFVVMNRCFKKVHQGLKAGQ, encoded by the coding sequence ATGGGTAAAGAATGTGAACTTCCAGAAATCGTTCCGCCGGAATCAGAGGTGGCGGAGGTGGTCCGCTCCGCCCGAACTATAGCCATAGTAGGGATGTCTCCCAAACCGGAGAGGCCCAGTCACCAGGTAGGGATTTACCTCCGGGATCAGGGCTACAGGATCATACCTGTAAACCCTGGCCAGGAGCAAATCGCCGGTCTGCCATGTTACCCGGATCTTCTTTCCATCCCTTCCGAAGAGAAGATCGACGTAGTGATCATCTTTCGTCGACCGGATCAGGTGGGTCCTATAGTAGAGGAGGCCCTTAAACGAGGGGTTAAGGCTATCTGGATGCAGGAGGGTATTGTCAACAACGAAGCCGCCCAAAAGGCCCGAGCCGCCGGGGCCTTTGTAGTCATGAATCGTTGTTTCAAGAAGGTCCACCAGGGCCTAAAGGCTGGCCAATAG